ACGTAGAATCATGTACAATTTGTTCGACCGCGCAGGTGAGTATGGGGTCAAAAGAACGCCTCTCTTCTGCTTCACTCCTGGATTTTGGTGCCGAAGGAAGGTGCAACGGGTAAGTGAAAATATCGGACACGGGCATAATATCGGAAATCACAAAATTGATGCTGGATGAACGATGGATGTGTTTGATGTTAAAAGGTGCCCTCGTCGAACGGAGAGTCAAATTCCTTTATTCCCGGAGAAGAAACGAATCGTGACGTAGAACCCGTGGTACGGGAGATGAAAGGAAGGGAGGCTATCAGAATAGTTGACCTCTACAAGTCCTACCAAAAATGTCGGAAGCCTGAGGTAAAGGCTGTGAACGGAATAAACTTGACGATCTACGAGGGTCAGATCACGGCTATCTTAGGTCACAACGGTGCAGGTAAGACGACGCTGTTCAACATTCTGACCGGGTTGACCGCGCCGTCCGGTGGCACAGCATTGATCTTTGGCTATGACGTGAGGGATCACAACGACATGCAGATGATTCGAAGTATGACCGGAGTCTGTCCGCAGCATGACATTCTTTTCGACCTATTGACGCCGAGGGAACATTTGGAGTTCTTCGCAGCTGTACGAGGGATACCACGGGCGATGATCGATGTTGAGGTGGGTGAGAATTTCATTCTCtcggaaagattttcgaatacCTCATGCTTCGTGCGCGTAAGCAAGAGATTCTGGTTTTCAGGTGAATAAGACGCTCAAAGACATCGACTTGACTGAGAAGGCGGACGCTTTTGCCAAATACCTGAGTGGTGGACAAAAGCGCAAGTTATCCGTAGGGATCGCCATTATAGGCGATCCGAAGATAATAATTCTAGACGAACCTACGGCGGGAGTCGATCCCTACTCGCGACGTCAAATGTGGTCCTTCCTCCAGTCGAGACGCCATGGTAAGGTGATCCTGCTGACCACACATTTTATGGACGAAGCTGACATTCTGGCGGACAGGAAAGCCGTCATTAGCAAGGGAAAGTTGCGATGCTGCGGAAGTTCACTCTTCCTGAAGAATAAATTCGGGATCGGATATCATCTGACGTGAGTTTGGTTCGGGTTGTGATTAATTTTAGCTTTCTTCGTCATGCGTTTGCCATTATTTTAACGTTTCAGGCTAGTACTAGAGGGAAATCCTCGGGAGCATGCAATAACACGTCTCGTGTCATCCCACGTATCCAAAGCGGAAAAAGCGCGACGCCATGGCCGCGAGCTTAGCTTCATACTTCCTCATAATTCTGTTGAGAACTTCGCTCCATTATTTTCAGCCATTGAGCAGGAAATTAAAACGAAGAGTAGCAGACTTGGAATCAGCAGTTATGGCGTTTCGATGACGACGTTAGAAGAGGTTTTCCTTCACTTAGAAAAGGACGAAGAAACCGAATGCACGATGGATAActtgtcgaaaaaaatggtCCGGAATCGAGCTTTGAGCAGGTCTCTGTCGCTACAGTCGAAAAGCACTTCATACCAAAGTTTACAAAATGAGGGAGCAACCATTCAAGCTGATGGCCAGGTCAAAGGTCTGGatcagccttttttttttactttttcttgcCTGTTATCTTTCTGAGCCTCGTTCGTGActggtttttctttcagctGCAGGCGACCTTCCCGACAGAGTgcataacgataaaaatccagTTATACTGGGATTAGGATTAGATCCCATCAAGACTCGGCCAAACTTTTGTCAGATATTAAAAGCAATGCTGCGATTGAGGCTACTCAGGTTGTTCCGAAATATCCAGCTTCTTTACTTTACAATTGTTGCTCCGCTGGCTCTCGTTGCGCTCGCCCTTTACATCAACAGTATCCAAACGGTTGATATTAAGATGCAGTCTCTTCAGCTGAATCCCGGTAAGAGAAGTATTTGGATTCAGTGATTTCCGATAATTTATCGAACTGCTAAccggtgtattttttttctacagaaaCGTACGGTGAGGAAACGAGGATTCTTTACACAAACAATACCGACGTTAACATTTCTTCCCTAATGAATTACATAAATACGCGGGACGCAGTAGAGGTCAACGAGTATGATGGGAATTTTGTTGAGCTGCTACACGCTGCACCAAGTATGGCAGCCTTCAATGTAAATGCGTACAACTTTACAAATCTTAATCTCACGATGATGTACAACGACACGATGCAACATTCGCTCCCCATTTTGGTTAACCTAATTTCTAAAGCAATGTACAGGTGAGCAGGATCCGATGTATCGTAATTACGAAGTATTTTTCACGAGTAGTAAGCTTAAAACGAAGAACTTGTATGTTTCCCCATATTGAAATTACATGACAAATTTACCGGATCCAGTCGAGTACCCGTCGTAAGTGTCCCCCAATAAGCCTCTTCTCCTCATTCAGCAATAACTAACAACTTCCCCCGCTCAACGACTCTTTTTTGCTTCGTGCTGGACCACCCCGTGTAAGCTTCCGTCAAAAGTGTTGACATGTAACTATAATTATTCAGATATACACAAGCAAACTGCCAATATCCCATAGAATTATGCGATGagatgaaatttatcatcattataacTAGCAATTTACAGTCCCTATGTGACTATCGAGAATAAGAAATTATGATTAAATAAACTTCgtctcaaagatttttttactCGCCATTGAACGATTGATCtcttgttgaaaatttatttcaccatTGCATGTGTGAACGAATTACAAAAACGTTTGACAACGCAAATACAGCGTTGAaatgtaatgtaatgtaaCATGTTTATACGGGGGGCCGAGCGAGAAAACTAACCTCGCGGGAGAGGGGATGCTAAAATTCCTAGGAACAATTCTTCTTCAGCCTTTAGGCTGGGCCGCCTATGACGAGTACTCGACTGTAATACAACCCGAGAGTTTATTCTAATTGCGTTTAGAAGTAGCCGTATACGAAATAACAGTTCGCAGCGATATCTACCTTCTGATTAATCTTGTtccaatgtacgtacgtacgtacgtacgtacgtacgtacgtacatacatacatacatgcagCTTTCTACGCGAAATCTGACGGTTTCGAaaacttgatttttcttcccacCGGGCGGAAAGCGGCATTTTTCGTCCCGCTGCGCGAAACTAAGTTGCCGCTTTTCACCTCcgttgaggagaaaaattgtataaacACCATGGGCTGCCCTGGGTGTGTAATAGCTGTACTATTTTgattccctcaatttttttatattttttattacccaTCGGGAGACCATGTTTGGCAAATTTTTAGGGTTTTTTTGATTACTGGttccaaaaatataaaatttttcaaatatatggGTTTTTTGCCCATAACTTCgctaataattttccaaatcgaTCTTTGTTTTTGCAAAATCTTCGGTTTTCCATGTACTTTTCAgaaaagaatacaaaaaaaattattcgaagttTTTTATATGTGGTTTTTGAGTTTTACACATTAAATCTTGTTTTTCAATGCGAGTTTCAAtgcctatttttattttgtttgaaaattttttattacaaagttctcttattttaacaattttagaGACCAGTCCGTTCGTGGGAATTCCATAATTGCTgttttttgtgcttttttcgattttttccgacttttttgaattaaagaaaaaaaaaaataaataataaataattgttgatTTCACCTCTCTATTAGACATAGAGAAATGTGGAAGTAGACTCAGGTAACTAAGAATTGGTATCTATGACAATCTGTAGAAATTTATGTAAATTTCTTGTTCATAAGTTGTTATGGATACCCATTCATAGGTATTTATAATCACACACTTCTCCACACTTTTTTATTTGTGTGTATTTCCACACTTTTTTACGTATAACTAGGGGCTTCGCCCCTGCGCGCGCGCCAACCCCGCTCGGCGCTTCGCGCCTCATGCTCGGGTTTCGCGCTCGCTTTGTCGTAATgaattccatttctttttgaaGAAGATTTCTTATGCAAGAGCAAACCTATGTTTGCTCTGGCAGTCTCGAAATTTGAAGCAACATTTGATGTTCGCATAGTtcagatcgatcaatcaaaaggcaaattttgaatattacTGATCTTTCATatgttatttttgaaattgtgAATAATGCAGTACATAACCGTTATGAGTTTAAtcctaattatttttactacatatttttctaatttttttatttatttatcttctttgataatttataagtgaacattattttcttttatttcttattctttcttctttttatatttttctgctctccattttccttcatttcttatatttttcattctttcttctcttcttatttttttcttttccttcttcctctatttctttcttcacctCCACTTTCACCtccgtttctttctcttcctctctctatTCCACGAGTTCCGCCCGCTCGCATAGCATGAAATTCCATCCGTCgtctgtaattttattttcgtaatttgaaatttccacTATCAGACCAGGTAACGTTCATAATGACGCGGATTTATATAATGTTTTATCCGTCAAGATTTGCATTCTTACGATATCTTTATACTTATAGGTTGTTCAAAATTGTATTACCTTCGATCGTTAGCGTCTgatcaaaaaaatctcaaaattttccaagaaaGGGTTCCCGATGGGTACTGATAAATAtcagaaaactgaaaaaatcaataaatgaagACCTTGATACTGTCCGATTCCGCGTGGGGAGGCCCACATCTACTCGTTGAATGTCCATAAAAATACGTACTCACTCAATCGTTATGGGCAAATCCATTACTTTTCAATCAAAGTGCGCGGGCGTGGTTCAGCGATTTGGTTGCCGATTTTCTCTTTGAAAGTAGGTTCCGAAAGAAGGTGATCCTTcagctcattcgaatttcagCTCGTTTCGACGAAATCCACTAGCTGTGCAATAGTTTGAAGTGTCAAAGAAGTCAATTTTcgagtaattttcaaattaaatatcTCGGCTCCCCTATAACTCAGAGATTTGCAGGATGCGGCATTTCCCTCTGCCAACTTCGtatttcgaagagaaaaataaatcaacattCTTTACCTCGAAAACTGTAGATCCGGGAGCGTTTCAAAAATAGTCAAAATTTCGCTAAAACAGTGGTTCAGTTAAAAACTCGCAGCCAAGGCGGATTCGGGTGTGgaatattgatttatttttttcttggaaATACGAAGTTGGCAGAGGGAAATGCCGCATCCTGCAAATCTCTGAATTATATGAGAGCCGAGATGACTTTAAAATTACTCGAAAATCGACTTCTCTGAAAGTTCAAACGATTCTACAGCTACTGAATTTCGTCAAATCGAGCTGATACTTGGAGGATCACCTTCTTTCGGAACCTATTTTCGAATTGACAACCAAATCGCCGAACCACGCCCGCACACTTTGGTCGAAAAGTAATGGATCTGACCTCATTCTTTTCATATTGTACTTTTCATAATATGTATAGAAgcttttggtgttttttttttttgttcttgattGTCCACTTTGTACGTCTCGCACGATTTTGAATGCTGTTATTTCCTTTTCCGAACCCTTGAACAATGTTCCAGCGGGAAACACGGGAATCTTCGTAAGCCTATTGAACAAGACTGTTCGTTAAAACAGTGATAGTTTAGCGAATCACAAATCTTTGGGACACAAGCTGAGCTGATTCGGGATGTCTCAGTCCTACTTACAAGTAGTGTCTATTACAATTCTCAGCTACTAACTTTGCCCCCTCTCATCACTGTCGAGAACTTTGTCTGTTATTGAATAAATCTAatcaaaaatttgtattttcaattaGATTGTTCACCAACGACAACGACCCTCGACCCATTGAGGTCAAGACACATCCGTTTCAACAAACTTCTCAACCTCAAGAGTTCAACATAGGCACTGGAAGTTCGGCCCTCTTTATCGGAATGATATTTGTGCTGATACCCATAATACTTGCCGTTGATATGGTGTACGATAGAGAGGTGGGtacagaattttgaaattcacaaTTCATCTCGATCTCAACGTATGtgataaaaatccaaaatatTACGCGGCAAATTtagatgatttatttatttatgagaACTGTTTTGTCTGTTTACATGAATTTTCCTTCGTGAGCCGAAACCCCACCTACGTCCTCAAAGTAAGCCCCGTTTTCTTGAATTCCAGATAAAGGCAAAGAATCAGCTCCGGGTAAACGGGCTTTCTTTCTCGATGTACTTTCTAACGTACTTCATTGTCCTCGTGGGATTGATGGCGTTCATCAGTCTCTGCATCCTaggaataatatttatattcaatgtCCCGTCTCTTCAGGAACCACCTGCGCTAATAACCTTAGCTGTTTTGTTAATGCTTTACTGCCCCTCCTCCATTCTTTTCTCCTCATGCCTAAGTtatattttcgataaaatggattCCGCTCAAAGTATTCTACCGAATATAGTGACGATCCTCGGAATGGTACCTTTCCTTCTTGTCATGGGACTCGACATGTTGGGGCTGGGTGAGTCTTGCTGAATCTTTTTAAACGCTGCTGTCGAAGAGGCTGAatgcttttttctcttgtgGTTTCTGTATGATTTCATATTTAtgttaattatttccaaaGGTGGAACAGCGGCTTTCGCTTTGCACGTTGTTCTATCTCTCCTGAACACGATGTACGTTCCGTACGCGGCTGTTTATTATGTGGATCGTGTCCACCTGATGTGTTCGATAAACGCAGCGTGTCATCACCTAACCATGTCAGATTATTTTACGACGGAAATCATACTGATGGCCGTCGGTGTCATACTCCACATACCGATTTGGTtcatcgttttaattttattggaCGTCAAAAAGACCGGTGGAAACGTTGGTGACGCCCTCAAATACTTTCTGGTCAGTCCTACTCTTTGTTTAATCATTCGCAAGTCTTCGCCGTCAGCTAAATTGCATtactcgaaattattttctgtaGCGTAACGGGGGATCGATAGGTGAGGAAATAATGGAGAACTCGGACGTCGGTGAACACGAAGATGCTGACGTGAAAATGGAAAGGCAAAGAGTCTTCAACTTGATGGCTTCTTCCGTCCAAGAGCCACCCGTCGTAATGGTCCAGGTGAGTTGATTTTACAGCTGGAAATGGTCAGATTCTGGATGCTGCTGATTCAGGTGACCTACTACCACTTGTGTTCGCATCactctatcaattttttcagaatttgcgCAAAGAGTACCGAAACCGTGGAGTTGGTTCGTGTAACTGCTGTACGAAAAGGGAGGAAGAGCAGCCAGCACCAAAAAGAAAGGTGGCGGTACGCAATCTTTCATTGGCTGTTGAGCCCGGCGAAGTATTCGGTTTACTCGGACACAATGGTGCCGGTAAAACGactacgatgaaaataatcatcgcTGAAGAAGCGGCGAGCAGAGGACGGGTTCAAATAGGAGGTAGTAATATAACGTCACAAATGACAGAGGCCTTCCGACAAATGGGTTATTGTCCGCAACATGATGCCCAATGGAAGAACATCACTGTCAGAGAACACCTCGAATGTTACGCTGCGATACGTGGAGTACCGTCTAGCGACATCGGCAGGTAAGTCGTCAGGTGGCcacagatttatttatttttttgatacatgaAATTGCAGCGTACTAAAAACGTGTCTTTCGTGCAGAATTGTGGATCTCTACCTGTCGGGTCTTCAAATCCACGAGCACGCTGATAAACAGTCACAGGAGTGTTCGGGTGGTACAAGAAGAAAGTTGAGTTTTGCAATGGCTATGGTTGGTGGTCCAAAGGTTGTCCTAATGGACGAACCAAGTACAGGAATGGATCCACGTTCGAAGAGGTTTCTCTGGGACACAATCCTAGCAAGCTTCCAGGTTGATatagaaatcaaatttcaaatatgtCTTTGTATTTAAAGCGTACAACGAGAATTGTGGCTTTCGGTTGCACAGGGTGGTAGAGGGGCGATTCTGACTACCCACTCGATGGAAGAGGCGGACGCCTTATGCTCTCGAGTGGGTATAATGGTGAAGGGTGAACTTCGTTGCATAGGATCGACGCAGCACCTAAAAAATCTCTACGGCGCTGGTTACACCTTGGAGATGAAACTCCTCGGAGGTGATTGCACACCAACCACTCCTTCTGGTGACCGTATTTCAGGACTCAAAGATTTTGTTGCCGATCTCTTCCCCGATGCTACTCTTGAAGAAAGTTTCGCAGACCGACTTGTATTCGGCGTTCCACAACACGCTGTTCGATCTTTGGCCGAATGCTTTACTCAACTAGAAAAAggtgagaaaatattcgataacaatttataaattttgttcagTCTTACAAAGTTGTTTCAACATTCATTCAAATCAAATGCAAACAACGAGATTCCACCCAACTATGAATCACTCATGCATCGGCATTAAAAATAGTTCATCTGGTTAGCTTGTCCAGTGTCGTTTCAACAGAATCTTCTATTTAAACTTATCGTTCATATTCAGCGATTCtagttctcattttctcatttgCTAACGATCATTCCCAATTTTAACTGAAACTTGGATTAATTTCATGCAATAGCAAAAATCGAATTGGATATCGAGGAGTACAGCTTCAGCCAGACCACTTTGGAacaagtatttttgaaattttctcactaCGACGAAGTGAACGGAAGCGAATAATATGGACGAAATATTAGTGTTtcaaatgataatgaaaataaattacgaaaTAGTCGCactatatgtaataataaaacaacaataataataataatcaagataacatttataataataataatagtcactaataataataataacattaaggaggagaaggagaaacagaaacagaaaaaatagaaataataatcataccgataatgttatttataatgataattttcaataacaataatatgagtaaaaatgataaatagtCATGCTAATATCagcttttattatttattgatacaGTAATAAAAATCACGAAGAAACTAATCCGATCACCGATCGCATGTGCGCCATCAGATCGTTTACcggttaaattttcaaatggttTGCTAGAAAGTCACGCGAGCGGAGCTTGGGACCATAGAGCAGATAGCAGATGTTCGACGATACATGAAAAACAAATAGTTTATacattacacatatataaatatgaaatagcGTAATAATTGAAAGGATTACATGTACAGGTGGCAAGGGATACCAGCGTTCAATAAAATGTATTGAAAGTAAACTAatgtaaaaaaggaaaaagatagaaaatgatCTTGCAAAAACATATGAGAAATCAGGGTACTTCAGTATGGTATCGATACAagctaaaaaatcaatgaagtTCCGCGGCATCACTtatcataaataataatccgaTTGCGATCAAATTATCGTCAGTCTTTATCGAATTGAGTTGAGATTTTCTTAGAAAATTACGATCATGACTATAACAACAACAGCACcgtcaacaacaacaacacaacaacaacaacaacaacacaacaacaacaacaacaacgacaacaacaatgagaataataataagcaTATACCCATATACACATAAATCTAACGGAATTTTAGTTGGGTCTAACCCTTCGCCATTTCTAATTCggtcgaaaaagttttcggTGGTATAAGTAGCACCATTTAAACATCCctatttccattatttttctgttACGAATAGTTTGCAAGTTATGATCGTTCAAAGTACCAAAGAAACTTGATCCGTTAAAAtttctagaaaaattttctatcgtatgtttcatttcaatattaatatttaagaTAGTCAGTTGACCATTTTATCATAAAACCATTTTTtcccattaaattttttttcgtaatttttttggcacgtcgataattttttatcatcaatcATCAACGTCGGgatatttgaagaattttaaagTCTCAAAAAAATGGTCCCATATCTGATcttatcttattgttagaatgaaaaatgtgaattattttcaaaattttcaaatgtgtaGATTTTTTAGAACTTcgaataattgtaaatcaCAAACTGTTGAAAATGATCTAGGGTTGTTTCGGAGGTGTTACTATCGCTAAATAATTGTTCaagtatattgaaaataacaatgaaattCAGATCATATTCAATTTTGACTGTactaattaaaagaaaaataaattaaatcacAATATCAGAAATCGAGACACAAAAATGATAGACGATGTCTGTCGCAATGTTTTAACAGTCGCGTGTTGTTTACGATTTATATACATCCAGGTCGAGAGCTCAGAATGAGAAAGATGTAGCTTAGAAAAAACTCACGGATGCTGCCGGAAGGACGTCAAACGCCGaacaataatttgaatcggaaaatttcaaagaatttgttttttgcatATTTCATCTGACTCTGAAAACTGGTTGAAAGTCAAAAAAGTGAGTGTCACGCTCTTCTAGTTCTGAGCCCTCGTTTTTATAAGtatcttacaatttttctatttcttttcgtaTGTAATACGAATTGAATATTCTATATTCAGTCTTTATGATGATACATGCAATGTACAGCACATCACATAcatgatgattattttggtgcCATTAATACAGAAAATTGTAGTCAAGGTCatctaggaatttgaatgaaaagtgagagaattaagaaaaaacaagataacgattgaaaaaaataaatgtgcaTGTATCGTAGAATCCAAAGCTTCAactgtattatgtatatgcgACTGAAATTTTCGAGATGGTAATCATTGAACTGAAAATGGTCTAGCGGTAGTCATGTTGCAGGCTAAACGAATTAAACCAAGATGATTCATTACTAGATACCTTATTTAGTGTATAGGGTACACATATGGGGTATTCCGTGTCAAGTCGACCTAGACGTGAACTTcactattttgaaaaaaatttccggtaAATATGTTACAGATTGTCACCAGCAATAAGAAACTCCAAAAACCCCGTCAAATATGTTTTTCTATCACCATTGGTTTAGCTGttgtcaattttatcatatggcaaaaattgaaaaaaaaaaccgtaatcAAATCACCTGAGATTTGTGATTTTGGCTCCCCACCCAAATTaagtgaaaatttgattgaataaattttgaaatccatcaattttttaatttgcaaaaattaaaaaaaaaaaaaaattaagaggaaGGATTGAAAACAAAGTATCATACGTTTTTAGAGAGTAAAATACGGAGTCGATGATGGATTtcaatatttacaaaattaaatttgacCCC
This region of Athalia rosae chromosome 7, iyAthRosa1.1, whole genome shotgun sequence genomic DNA includes:
- the LOC105693976 gene encoding cholesterol transporter ABCA5-like isoform X6, which translates into the protein MYSSPVTCRKDTNHWMGGVLSIETGGSCPVTNYYYSGFIALQMLLDVTKIRLRSERNDITIPTIKLEMFPKEAYTANWILYFRVVIPLYMVLALSQFITYLLILIVGEKENKIKEGMKIMGLKDSVFWLSWFIIYAVFVLLLSAVAVVLLFTLQMFQHTHFLPIFLLVVLYSFSVIMFGFMITPFFDKSRTAGVLGNFAVTILSLMYFIQVFVDDSSSIAFWVASLISPSGVALAMDKALVLDLQGQGVNFDNLWSGPGIPFGGSLIMMTLDIFLYSLLAYYLDSVVPSEYGVKRTPLFCFTPGFWCRRKVQRVPSSNGESNSFIPGEETNRDVEPVVREMKGREAIRIVDLYKSYQKCRKPEVKAVNGINLTIYEGQITAILGHNGAGKTTLFNILTGLTAPSGGTALIFGYDVRDHNDMQMIRSMTGVCPQHDILFDLLTPREHLEFFAAVRGIPRAMIDVEVNKTLKDIDLTEKADAFAKYLSGGQKRKLSVGIAIIGDPKIIILDEPTAGVDPYSRRQMWSFLQSRRHGKVILLTTHFMDEADILADRKAVISKGKLRCCGSSLFLKNKFGIGYHLTLVLEGNPREHAITRLVSSHVSKAEKARRHGRELSFILPHNSVENFAPLFSAIEQEIKTKSSRLGISSYGVSMTTLEEVFLHLEKDEETECTMDNLSKKMVRNRALSRSLSLQSKSTSYQSLQNEGATIQADGQVKAAGDLPDRVHNDKNPVILGLGLDPIKTRPNFCQILKAMLRLRLLRLFRNIQLLYFTIVAPLALVALALYINSIQTVDIKMQSLQLNPETYGEETRILYTNNTDVNISSLMNYINTRDAVEVNEYDGNFVELLHAAPSMAAFNVNAYNFTNLNLTMMYNDTMQHSLPILVNLISKAMYRLFTNDNDPRPIEVKTHPFQQTSQPQEFNIGTGSSALFIGMIFVLIPIILAVDMVYDREIKAKNQLRVNGLSFSMYFLTYFIVLVGLMAFISLCILGIIFIFNVPSLQEPPALITLAVLLMLYCPSSILFSSCLSYIFDKMDSAQSILPNIVTILGMVPFLLVMGLDMLGLGGTAAFALHVVLSLLNTMYVPYAAVYYVDRVHLMCSINAACHHLTMSDYFTTEIILMAVGVILHIPIWFIVLILLDVKKTGGNVGDALKYFLRNGGSIGEEIMENSDVGEHEDADVKMERQRVFNLMASSVQEPPVVMVQNLRKEYRNRGVGSCNCCTKREEEQPAPKRKVAVRNLSLAVEPGEVFGLLGHNGAGKTTTMKIIIAEEAASRGRVQIGGSNITSQMTEAFRQMGYCPQHDAQWKNITVREHLECYAAIRGVPSSDIGRIVDLYLSGLQIHEHADKQSQECSGGTRRKLSFAMAMVGGPKVVLMDEPSTGMDPRSKRFLWDTILASFQLSVAQGGRGAILTTHSMEEADALCSRVGIMVKGELRCIGSTQHLKNLYGAGYTLEMKLLGGDCTPTTPSGDRISGLKDFVADLFPDATLEESFADRLVFGVPQHAVRSLAECFTQLEKAKIELDIEEYSFSQTTLEQVFLKFSHYDEVNGSE
- the LOC105693976 gene encoding cholesterol transporter ABCA5-like isoform X2, yielding MYEFFQVSSGFSVFPISGGTLRDKRGNTSLQHIHINQEKRDSLTMGSFGVYMSQLRAMLTRNLLLKKRDKRKTTAEIILPLYTLGILIIVKVLIPNPNYPAMTTPRENGDVLEYFNPMRNHTIAVVPNSTETLNFLHAMNTLWLSMWDTPSKLPLNFMVFDTKDDLQAAYWRDPYSVPLAVIFENPSPISERLEYEIRTNPSYLSTPSPTEMYSSPVTCRKDTNHWMGGVLSIETGGSCPVTNYYYSGFIALQMLLDVTKIRLRSERNDITIPTIKLEMFPKEAYTANWILYFRVVIPLYMVLALSQFITYLLILIVGEKENKIKEGMKIMGLKDSVFWLSWFIIYAVFVLLLSAVAVVLLFTLQMFQHTHFLPIFLLVVLYSFSVIMFGFMITPFFDKSRTAGVLGNFAVTILSLMYFIQVFVDDSSSIAFWVASLISPSGVALAMDKALVLDLQGQGVNFDNLWSGPGIPFGGSLIMMTLDIFLYSLLAYYLDSVVPSEYGVKRTPLFCFTPGFWCRRKVQRVPSSNGESNSFIPGEETNRDVEPVVREMKGREAIRIVDLYKSYQKCRKPEVKAVNGINLTIYEGQITAILGHNGAGKTTLFNILTGLTAPSGGTALIFGYDVRDHNDMQMIRSMTGVCPQHDILFDLLTPREHLEFFAAVRGIPRAMIDVEVNKTLKDIDLTEKADAFAKYLSGGQKRKLSVGIAIIGDPKIIILDEPTAGVDPYSRRQMWSFLQSRRHGKVILLTTHFMDEADILADRKAVISKGKLRCCGSSLFLKNKFGIGYHLTLVLEGNPREHAITRLVSSHVSKAEKARRHGRELSFILPHNSVENFAPLFSAIEQEIKTKSSRLGISSYGVSMTTLEEVFLHLEKDEETECTMDNLSKKMVRNRALSRSLSLQSKSTSYQSLQNEGATIQADGQVKAAGDLPDRVHNDKNPVILGLGLDPIKTRPNFCQILKAMLRLRLLRLFRNIQLLYFTIVAPLALVALALYINSIQTVDIKMQSLQLNPETYGEETRILYTNNTDVNISSLMNYINTRDAVEVNEYDGNFVELLHAAPSMAAFNVNAYNFTNLNLTMMYNDTMQHSLPILVNLISKAMYRLFTNDNDPRPIEVKTHPFQQTSQPQEFNIGTGSSALFIGMIFVLIPIILAVDMVYDREIKAKNQLRVNGLSFSMYFLTYFIVLVGLMAFISLCILGIIFIFNVPSLQEPPALITLAVLLMLYCPSSILFSSCLSYIFDKMDSAQSILPNIVTILGMVPFLLVMGLDMLGLGGTAAFALHVVLSLLNTMYVPYAAVYYVDRVHLMCSINAACHHLTMSDYFTTEIILMAVGVILHIPIWFIVLILLDVKKTGGNVGDALKYFLRNGGSIGEEIMENSDVGEHEDADVKMERQRVFNLMASSVQEPPVVMVQNLRKEYRNRGVGSCNCCTKREEEQPAPKRKVAVRNLSLAVEPGEVFGLLGHNGAGKTTTMKIIIAEEAASRGRVQIGGSNITSQMTEAFRQMGYCPQHDAQWKNITVREHLECYAAIRGVPSSDIGRIVDLYLSGLQIHEHADKQSQECSGGTRRKLSFAMAMVGGPKVVLMDEPSTGMDPRSKRFLWDTILASFQVAQGGRGAILTTHSMEEADALCSRVGIMVKGELRCIGSTQHLKNLYGAGYTLEMKLLGGDCTPTTPSGDRISGLKDFVADLFPDATLEESFADRLVFGVPQHAVRSLAECFTQLEKAKIELDIEEYSFSQTTLEQVFLKFSHYDEVNGSE